A DNA window from Linepithema humile isolate Giens D197 chromosome 6, Lhum_UNIL_v1.0, whole genome shotgun sequence contains the following coding sequences:
- the LOC105676993 gene encoding UNC93-like protein MFSD11 produces MIMDRSFLNVIILSWGFMLMFTAFQTMGNIEKTVLASIHEDDDSFKGDAYISLAIIYGVFATCNWLAPSYISVTGPRVAIFTGACCYVLFIASFFWPHDALLYSVSGVVGVGAAFIWTGHGQYLTENSDSDTMARNAGLFWAIFQTSQFAGNLFVYFIFNKPKIDADQRMIVFGVLTGLAVVGTVVLALLRRSPQKLSLGEAEGVSSADKELRIPEPTRKEPLLAAWHAFTDAIRLFVTPNMLLLSLTFIYTGLELTFYSGVYSNSVGFTKAMGPQRKSLVGLSGIFIGLGEVVGGAIFGILMPKIFTRFGGWPVILTGLFMHLFAFISIFLNLPNEASFAETDKEGFVATSPILAMAGSLTLGLGDACFNTQVYSLLGVLFVKESAPAFALFKFCQSIAAAISFFYSTKAGLHVQLAVLFVTIFLGSTAFCYVEYRAKKAKNEAPQEVDPALVDATSGED; encoded by the exons ATGATCATGGATCGTTCCTTTTTGAACGTTATAATCCTCAGCTGGGGATTTATGCTGATGTTTACGGCGTTTCAAACAATGGGCAATATAGAG AAAACTGTCCTGGCCAGCATCCACGAAGATGATGATAGCTTCAAGGGCGATGCTTATATCAGCTTGGCGATCATCTACGGCGTGTTCGCGACTTGCAACTGGCTGGCGCCGTCGTACATCTCGGTGACAGGGCCGCGAGTGGCGATATTCACCGGCGCCTGCTGCTACGTCCTGTTCATCGCCTCGTTCTTCTGGCCGCATGACGCCCTCCTGTACAGCGTGTCCGGCGTGGTCGGTGTCGGCGCGGCCTTCATATGGACCGGTCACGGTCAATACCTGACGGAGAACAGCGACAGCGACACTATGGCGCGAAACGCCGGTCTGTTCTGGGCGATTTTCCAGACGTCGCAGTTCGCCGGCAATCTCTTCGTCTACTTCATCTTCAACAAGCCGAAAATCGATGCCGACCAGCGTATGATCGTCTTCGGCGTGCTGACCGGCCTGGCGGTGGTCGGCACGGTGGTGCTGGCCTTGCTGAGACGATCGCCGCAGAAACTATCGCTGGGCGAAGCGGAGGGAGTGTCCAGCGCGGACAAAGAGCTGCGGATACCGGAGCCGACGCGCAAGGAGCCTCTGTTGGCCGCCTGGCACGCCTTCACAGACGCAATCCGACTCTTCGTCACGCCGAACATGCTGCTGCTGTCGCTGACGTTCATCTACACCGGTCTCGAGCTCACCTTCTACTCCGGCGTGTACTCCAACAGCGTCGGCTTCACCAAGGCGATGGGCCCGCAACGTAAAAGTCTCGTGGGGCTGTCCGGTATCTTCATCGGTCTCGGCGAGGTTGTGGGCGGCGCGATCTTCGGCATCCTCATGCCGAAGATATTCACCCGCTTCGGCGGCTGGCCGGTGATACTCACCGGCTTGTTCATGCATCTCTTCGCCTTCATCAGCATCTTCCTTAATTTGCCGAACGAGGCGTCGTTCGCGGAGACCGACAAGGAGGGCTTCGTCGCGACTTCGCCGATCCTCGCGATGGCGGGCAGTCTCACTCTCGGCCTGGGCGACGCCTGCTTCAACACGCAGGTCTACTCGCTGCTGGGTGTGCTGTTCGTTAAGGAAAGTGCGCCGGCCTTCGCGCTTTTCAAATTCTGTCAATCGATCGCGGCGGCGATCAGCTTCTTCTACAGCACTAAAGCGGGGTTGCATGTACAACTCGCGGTGCTGTTCGTGACTATCTTCCTGGGCTCAACGGCCTTCTGTTACGTTGAGTACAGAGCGAAAAAGGCGAAGAATGAGGCTCCACAGGAAGTAGATCCGGCGCTGGTCGATGCTACGAGCGGCGAGGACTGA